Proteins from one Nyctibius grandis isolate bNycGra1 chromosome 2, bNycGra1.pri, whole genome shotgun sequence genomic window:
- the GYG2 gene encoding glycogenin-2 gives LTVTDQAFVTLATNDVYCQGALVLGQSLRNHATSRKLAVLITPEVSSGMRSVLRSVFDEVIVVNALDSADSVHLALMQRPELAISFTKLHCWTLTHYTKCVFMDADTLVLCNVDELFDREEFSAAPDSGWPDCFNSGVFVFQPSLKTYNLLLQFAAEHGSFDGGDQGLLNSFFSTWATADIGKHLPFLYNLSSSAVYTYVPAFNHFGRDAKVVHFLGATKPWNYTYNLQTKRVMQDGTTSGSFHHLSFLTLWWNIYSASILPLLEKLQKMEESESEECKHTFNGVEFTVKKVSPYVANLLQIPVLPEQTYEIYPTAYSPEELAFKAQPVREVEQSSSNVHLSEPDRPSEQLIFHPAFQETSEPNEVAQSVSELSIHFKPEEPSPEDERRKWEEGRMDYMGKDAFERIKKKLDAFLH, from the exons CTCACAGTAACAGATCAAGCCTTTGTGACCCTTGCTACCAATGATGTGTACTGTCAAGGTGCTCTGGTGCTCGGACAGTCGTTGAGGAACCATGCAACATCTAGAAAATTGGCGGTACTAATTACACCAGAGGTTTCCAGTGGGATGAG GTCTGTCCTCCGCAGTGTGTTTGATGAAGTAATTGTGGTGAATGCGCTTGACAGTGCTGACTCAGTCCATTTGGCTCTGATGCAGAGGCCAGAACTGGCTATAAGCTTCACTAAACTTCACTGTTGGACTCTTACTCATTATACCAAATGTGTCTTCATGGATGCAGACACTTTG GTGCTTTGCAATGTTGATGAATTGTTTGATCGAGAAGAGTTTTCAGCAGCTCCTGATTCTGGCTGGCCTGACTGCTTTAATAGTGGTGTATTTGTATTCCAACCTTCTTTGAAAACTTACAACCTACTGCTCCAGTTTGCTGCTGAACATGGCAGCTTTGATG gaGGTGATCAAGGCTTGTTGAATAGCTTCTTCAGCACCTGGGCAACAGCAGATATTGGCAAACACTTACCTTTCCTCTATAACTTAAGCAGCAGTGCTGTATACACCTACGTTCCTGCTTTCAATCA TTTTGGTAGAGATGCCAAAGTTGTTCACTTCTTGGGAGCAACAAAGCCCTGGAACTACACATACAACCTTCAAACAAAGAGAGTTATGCAGGATGGCACCACCTCTGGATCTTTTCATCATCTGTCATTTCTCACCCTCTGGTGGAATATATACAGTGCCAGTATATTGCCTTTGTTAGAAAAACTTCAAAAGATGGAAGAATCAGAATCTGAGGAATGCAAG cacACTTTCAATGGAGTTGAATTCACAGTGAAGAAGGTCAGTCCTTATGTGGCCAATTTGCTGCAAATACCTGTGCTTCCAGAGCAGACATATGAAATCTATCCCACAGCATATTCACCTGAGGAACTTGCTTTCAAAGCT CAACCTGTACGTGAAGTTGAACAAAGCAGTTCTAACGTCCATCTCTCTGAGCCTGACAGACCTTCAGAACAACTTATATTTCATCCTGCGTTTCAGGAAACCTCGGAACCG AACGAGGTTGCACAGTCTGTTTCAGAGCTGTCTATTCACTTCAAACCAGAAGAACCAAGTCCAGA